One Chitinophagales bacterium DNA window includes the following coding sequences:
- a CDS encoding DUF6089 family protein → MKHFTTFIFILLFSSALHAQQDLYKWRLGIHLGYMNYIGDKTIVPFTSKPVFLPYGVDLQYNFTPSFGINVMADHGKFSIPASDIDAVQPDFETDAKSVSLRLVYQFDNGKLLHARSLFSPYLFAGGGFGWYNIEAVTTEEVRTGFIPAGAGLKARLSDRFNLDLRGDMRYTFTDKLDANVSGTNNLNDFYYLITLSAHFNFGMRKAKYKAPAFYTGEKGWAMIPLEKPESEEEKIQPSVDSLKKTDIVKKEIADTAARIKKDTIYILEEIDVHETVLPKEKGVRILLNDTIISILVNENESLDFQMDPKLFRESRAPSRNAYPDASKSQPVHEIKKLQDEIKSLNLRIDSLSKHIRLTSKDSVIEIGKIISAKDSLKEQPVIHTVIDTVITPMKLPKDSMKLIPKLKVDTIELQIPQKDKSEPDTSALIFEEAEMMIDDSAKVKMKQIQDETPYKEVQVEKKSDTVQTPASVESKTDTVIEKQVITEKDVQEKTNTIYIAEPETSKQQLEPERDSLQQKTPVKIIRDTARVEVEKETLELAPVNVFFEKNSYVVEEPYRKQLSEFAQSLLAQSDTAKILVTGFADRWGESDYNKMLSEKRALAVKNVLEKNNIPAARILLRFFGDEKAVEGKSELHRKAEVKVLSE, encoded by the coding sequence ATGAAGCATTTTACTACATTCATTTTCATTCTTCTTTTTTCGTCTGCGCTTCATGCGCAACAGGATTTGTATAAATGGAGGTTAGGCATCCATCTCGGTTACATGAATTATATTGGCGATAAAACAATCGTTCCCTTCACTTCCAAGCCTGTCTTCCTGCCCTATGGCGTTGACCTGCAATACAACTTCACGCCATCATTCGGCATTAACGTAATGGCTGATCATGGAAAATTCTCCATTCCCGCTTCTGATATTGATGCGGTGCAACCCGATTTCGAAACAGATGCTAAAAGCGTTTCACTCAGATTAGTGTATCAATTTGATAATGGAAAGCTACTTCACGCCCGCTCGCTTTTTTCGCCCTATCTTTTTGCCGGTGGCGGTTTTGGATGGTATAATATTGAAGCTGTCACAACCGAAGAGGTGCGCACAGGATTTATTCCCGCGGGTGCTGGGCTGAAAGCGCGATTGTCCGACCGATTTAACCTCGACTTACGGGGCGATATGCGTTACACTTTCACGGACAAATTAGACGCGAATGTTTCTGGCACGAATAACCTGAATGATTTTTATTACCTCATTACCCTTTCAGCCCACTTCAATTTCGGAATGAGAAAAGCAAAATACAAAGCGCCTGCTTTTTATACCGGGGAAAAAGGTTGGGCAATGATACCGCTCGAAAAACCAGAGAGTGAAGAAGAAAAAATTCAACCATCAGTCGATAGTTTGAAGAAAACAGATATTGTCAAAAAAGAAATTGCGGACACTGCGGCAAGAATTAAAAAAGATACTATTTATATACTGGAGGAGATAGATGTTCATGAAACTGTGCTGCCAAAAGAAAAAGGCGTTCGCATCCTCTTGAATGATACGATTATTTCCATTTTGGTGAATGAAAACGAGTCATTGGATTTTCAGATGGACCCTAAATTGTTTCGGGAATCACGCGCTCCATCAAGGAACGCTTATCCCGATGCTTCAAAATCTCAACCGGTTCATGAAATAAAAAAACTACAGGATGAAATCAAATCATTGAATTTGCGCATTGATTCATTGTCAAAACACATAAGGCTGACAAGTAAAGACTCGGTGATTGAAATTGGAAAAATCATTTCAGCAAAGGATTCTCTGAAAGAACAACCTGTCATTCATACGGTGATTGATACTGTCATCACGCCCATGAAATTACCGAAAGATTCGATGAAGCTTATACCGAAATTAAAAGTGGATACGATTGAGTTGCAGATTCCTCAAAAAGACAAAAGCGAACCGGATACCTCTGCGCTGATTTTTGAAGAAGCTGAAATGATGATTGATGATTCAGCAAAGGTGAAAATGAAACAAATTCAGGATGAAACGCCCTATAAAGAAGTGCAGGTAGAAAAAAAGTCCGATACTGTTCAAACCCCAGCATCTGTAGAATCGAAAACTGATACCGTTATTGAAAAGCAGGTGATTACAGAAAAAGATGTTCAGGAAAAAACGAACACGATTTATATAGCAGAACCGGAAACAAGCAAACAGCAGCTTGAACCGGAAAGAGATTCTTTGCAACAAAAAACCCCTGTAAAAATCATTCGTGATACTGCTCGTGTTGAAGTAGAAAAAGAAACACTTGAGCTAGCACCGGTCAATGTGTTTTTTGAGAAAAACTCTTATGTTGTAGAAGAACCTTACCGGAAGCAACTCTCTGAATTTGCGCAATCACTTCTTGCCCAATCTGACACAGCAAAGATTTTGGTAACGGGATTTGCAGATAGGTGGGGCGAATCGGATTATAATAAGATGCTTTCAGAGAAAAGAGCATTGGCGGTTAAAAATGTGCTTGAAAAAAATAATATCCCTGCCGCCCGCATTCTCCTTAGATTTTTTGGAGATGAAAAGGCAGTGGAAGGAAAAAGTGAATTGCATCGCAAGGCTGAGGTAAAAGTGTTGTCCGAATAA